A single Choristoneura fumiferana chromosome 9, NRCan_CFum_1, whole genome shotgun sequence DNA region contains:
- the LOC141431308 gene encoding zinc finger SWIM domain-containing protein 7-like has translation MLERDKNASKEYTLKNIEDRICQTVEKHFSDSELLALHSVFGVVLQRALDILEKYPTLVAYTTSDKHRVLIEIQGDNDRCYRVFPRINFCPCQAFKRQVIERRIQVTCKHVLAARIATILAKTVPHEVTAEQYLMLLRSVFHIEEKQNG, from the exons ATGCTAGAAAGAGACAAAAACGCAAGTAAAG AATATACACTCAAAAATATCGAAGATCGAATTTGCCAAACTgttgaaaaacatt TTTCAGATAGCGAACTGCTGGCTTTGCATTCAGTATTTGGTGTAGTTTTACAAAGAGCATTGGATATATTAGAAAAGTACCCTACGCTCGTCGCATATACAACGTCTGATAAACATCgagttttaattgaaattcaggGTGACAACGACCGTTGCTACAGAGTGTTTCCTCGTATAAACTTCTGCCCGTGTCAAGCCTTTAAGCGCCAAGTTATAGAAAGAAGAATTCAAGTTACTTGCAAACATGTTTTGGCAGCTAGAATAGCTACAATACTGGCTAAAACCGTTCCTCACGAGGTTACAGCGGAACAGTACTTGATGTTATTAAGATCAGTATTCCATAtagaagaaaaacaaaatggaTGA
- the LOC141431310 gene encoding solute carrier family 35 member G1 isoform X1, whose translation MGLVRRKMPEHLELQHLVDMSAGSGDESIPNLLENKRPLIKRCPFFGLILATLSSLFFSLCSVIVKTLVNVDPLQLAMCRFIGILLPTIPIVIYTNQPLFPKGKRLMLALRSLMGTIGLLSSFYAFRHMPLADASVIVFSVPVFVSIFACVLLKEPCGIWNIISIVLTLLGVILITNPPFIFGGDEEVHQNAHYNTVRGAIAAFGSTIFGANAYVLLRILKGLHFSVIMTNFGMYAILQTLLYSMIAGILCMPNCGTERFLVVCLALFSYLGQILLTMALQMEQAGPVAIARSADIVFAFLWQIMFFNEMPSKASVMGAVLVLSSVILVGLRKWAVALPVDSELRRKLGVLAK comes from the exons ATGG GCCTCGTTCGAAGGAAAATGCCGGAACACTTGGAGCTGCAGCACCTCGTGGATATGTCGGCGGGCAGTGGCGACGAAAGCATTCCTAACTTGCTCGAAAATAAAAGACCACTCATAAAGAGATGCCCGTTCTTCGGCTTGATCCTAGCGACGCtctcttctttatttttttcactgtgCTCGGTCATTGTCAAGACTCTTGTCAACGTCGACCCGCTCCAGCTCGCCATGTGTCGCTTCATAGGAATCTTACTCCCTACAATACCTATTGTCATTTACACAAATCAACCTTTATTCCCTAAGGGAAAGAGGCTTATGCTCGCGTTACGTTCACTCATGGGCACGATCGGCTTACTCTCTAGTTTTTATGCCTTCCGGCACATGCCACTAGCAGATGCTTCAGttattgtgttttctgtacCCGTATTTGTCTCAATATTCGCCTGTGTCCTACTTAAAGAACCATGTGGTATCTGGAATATAATATCTATTGTTTTAACTCTATTAGGTGTTATTTTGATAACTAATCCACCCTTCATATTTGGTGGAGACGAAGAGGTTCATCAGAATGCCCATTATAACACTGTAAGAGGTGCCATCGCGGCTTTTGGTTCAACCATATTTGGTGCCAATGCTTATGTGCTGCTTAGAATACTGAAGGGTTTGCATTTTTCTGTTATTATGACTAACTTTGGGATGTATGCCATTTTGCAGACACTGCTTTATTCAATGATTGCAGGAATACTATGTATGCCTAATTGTGGTACGGAGAGATTTTTAGTTGTTTGCCTTGCATTATTCAGTTATTTGGGTCAGATTTTGCTGACCATGGCGCTACAAATGGAGCAGGCTGGTCCAGTTGCCATTGCTCGTTCAGCCGATATAGTTTTTGCATTTCTTTGgcaaattatgttttttaacgAAATGCCTAGTAAGGCCTCTGTCATGGGCGCTGTGTTAGTTCTCAGTTCAGTTATACTTGTAGGTCTACGTAAATGGGCCGTAGCCTTACCTGTTGATTCAGAATTGAGGAGAAAGCTAGGTGTtctagcaaaataa
- the LOC141431310 gene encoding solute carrier family 35 member G1 isoform X2 — protein sequence MPEHLELQHLVDMSAGSGDESIPNLLENKRPLIKRCPFFGLILATLSSLFFSLCSVIVKTLVNVDPLQLAMCRFIGILLPTIPIVIYTNQPLFPKGKRLMLALRSLMGTIGLLSSFYAFRHMPLADASVIVFSVPVFVSIFACVLLKEPCGIWNIISIVLTLLGVILITNPPFIFGGDEEVHQNAHYNTVRGAIAAFGSTIFGANAYVLLRILKGLHFSVIMTNFGMYAILQTLLYSMIAGILCMPNCGTERFLVVCLALFSYLGQILLTMALQMEQAGPVAIARSADIVFAFLWQIMFFNEMPSKASVMGAVLVLSSVILVGLRKWAVALPVDSELRRKLGVLAK from the coding sequence ATGCCGGAACACTTGGAGCTGCAGCACCTCGTGGATATGTCGGCGGGCAGTGGCGACGAAAGCATTCCTAACTTGCTCGAAAATAAAAGACCACTCATAAAGAGATGCCCGTTCTTCGGCTTGATCCTAGCGACGCtctcttctttatttttttcactgtgCTCGGTCATTGTCAAGACTCTTGTCAACGTCGACCCGCTCCAGCTCGCCATGTGTCGCTTCATAGGAATCTTACTCCCTACAATACCTATTGTCATTTACACAAATCAACCTTTATTCCCTAAGGGAAAGAGGCTTATGCTCGCGTTACGTTCACTCATGGGCACGATCGGCTTACTCTCTAGTTTTTATGCCTTCCGGCACATGCCACTAGCAGATGCTTCAGttattgtgttttctgtacCCGTATTTGTCTCAATATTCGCCTGTGTCCTACTTAAAGAACCATGTGGTATCTGGAATATAATATCTATTGTTTTAACTCTATTAGGTGTTATTTTGATAACTAATCCACCCTTCATATTTGGTGGAGACGAAGAGGTTCATCAGAATGCCCATTATAACACTGTAAGAGGTGCCATCGCGGCTTTTGGTTCAACCATATTTGGTGCCAATGCTTATGTGCTGCTTAGAATACTGAAGGGTTTGCATTTTTCTGTTATTATGACTAACTTTGGGATGTATGCCATTTTGCAGACACTGCTTTATTCAATGATTGCAGGAATACTATGTATGCCTAATTGTGGTACGGAGAGATTTTTAGTTGTTTGCCTTGCATTATTCAGTTATTTGGGTCAGATTTTGCTGACCATGGCGCTACAAATGGAGCAGGCTGGTCCAGTTGCCATTGCTCGTTCAGCCGATATAGTTTTTGCATTTCTTTGgcaaattatgttttttaacgAAATGCCTAGTAAGGCCTCTGTCATGGGCGCTGTGTTAGTTCTCAGTTCAGTTATACTTGTAGGTCTACGTAAATGGGCCGTAGCCTTACCTGTTGATTCAGAATTGAGGAGAAAGCTAGGTGTtctagcaaaataa
- the MED21 gene encoding mediator complex subunit 21: MADRLTQLQDTINQQAEHFCNSIGILQQFSTPSKFPGFDRSGSQTPQQQQSQEDYALLFATLISRCAKDIDTLIESLPSEESSTELQVQSLRRLEAENKEAAERLEEAVRQGEILLEKIQGALSDIAQSQLDMQNPAQILNKDGKML; encoded by the exons ATGGCAGATCGTCTAACTCAATTGCAAGATACAATAAATCAG caaGCCGAGCACTTTTGCAACAGCATCGGTATACTGCAGCAGTTTTCTACGCCTAGTAAATTCCCCGGGTTTGATCGTAGTGGGTCACAAACGCCGCAGCAGCAACAAAGTCAGGAAGATTATGCGTTGCTCTTTGCTACGTTGATATCTCGCTGTGCCAAAGACATCGACACCCTCATAGAGTCGCTGCCGAGTGAGGAAAGTTCCACAGAGCTACAAGTGCAGAGCTTGCGGCGGCTGGAGGCCGAGAATAAAGAAGCTGCGGAGAGGTTGGAAGAG gcGGTCCGTCAAGGAGAAATATTGCTTGAGAAGATCCAAGGAGCCCTCAGCGACATTGCCCAATCTCAGCTTGATATGCAGAACCCTGCTCAAATCTTGAACAAAGATGGGAAAATGTTATAG